A single Lactuca sativa cultivar Salinas chromosome 8, Lsat_Salinas_v11, whole genome shotgun sequence DNA region contains:
- the LOC111882287 gene encoding GDSL esterase/lipase At3g48460, whose amino-acid sequence MANIKSIYLPLFALLVALLLCPTFAHEKPDNPNCTPPSHPKKHKPPPPPHEPNCPPPPSNPNCPPPPSIPPPSNPNCPPPPSIPKKQKPPPKAPNPKPPPQEPIQNPPPEPVEPPPQEPEKQEPPPQEPNEPPKPTPFHGIFKGHFTAVYAFGDSYTDTGNAQFLGGLKASFSGSLSSPYGITTFGKSSNRLCDGRLVLDFITDSLGLPAVPPYQSTTANFTSGANFAVAGATTLAVDLLAKIVRTAFLWKGTPLGIWTQLDWFKKFQVDHACKGLDQKACKVKLNTALFWVGDIGLNDYSRAVGSPISLRSIARSSTLYVIELVRTLIKTGAKNIVVQGLPPVGCLPVDVTSCPINQRDKSGCSSIVNGAIMIHNGILQTKLEILRKLFPDVTIIYADSWKAYFTIVSNPTKYQFQETHKTCCGFSGQKSDLNFNIQSICGSSGTSVCKDPSKYINWDGIHPTEAMNYQMTDQFFNQGCTIPPFKQLITKTKVKVSIKTQTPE is encoded by the exons ATGGCAAATATCAAATCTATATATCTCCCTCTTTTCGCTCTCCTTGTAGCCTTACTTCTTTGTCCCACATTTGCACATGAAAAACCTGATAACCCGAATTGTACACCTCCATCTCACCCAAAGAAACAtaaacctccaccaccaccacacgAACCGAACTGTCCTCCACCTCCATCCAATCCGAACTGTCCTCCACCTCCATCCATCCCACCTCCATCCAACCCAAATTGTCCTCCACCTCCATCCATCCCAAAGAAACAAAAACCTCCACCAAAGGCCCCGAACCCAAAACCACCACCACAGGAGCCCATCCAAAACCCACCACCAGAGCCGGTCGAACCCCCTCCACAAGAACCGGAGAAACAAGAACCACCACCACAAGAACCAAACGAACCTCCAAAACCAACTCCTTTCCATGGTATCTTCAAGGGTCATTTCACCGCCGTTTATGCTTTTGGAGACTCCTACACAGACACCGGAAACGCCCAATTCCTCGGTGGTCTCAAAGCATCATTCTCAGGGTCCCTGAGCTCACCCTATGGCATCACCACATTTGGCAAGTCCTCAAACCGATTATGTGATGGTCGATTAGTTCTTGATTTTATTACCGACTCCCTCGGTTTACCTGCCGTACCTCCTTACCAATCAACCACGGCTAACTTCACCTCCGGGGCTAACTTTGCGGTTGCTGGAGCCACCACTCTTGCGGTTGACCTTTTGGCTAAGATTGTTCGAACCGCGTTTCTATGGAAAGGCACACCGTTAGGTATTTGGACTCAACTTGATTGGTTCAAGAAGTTTCAAGTAGATCATGCTTGTAAAGGATTGGATCAAAAAGCATGTAAGGTTAAATTGAACACGGCTTTGTTTTGGGTTGGGGATATTGGACTCAATGACTATTCACGTGCGGTTGGATCTCCGATTTCACTTCGTTCGATAGCTCGGTCGTCCACATTGTACGTGATTGAACTTGTCAGG ACACTTATAAAAACCGGAGCAAAGAACATAGTAGTCCAAGGGTTGCCACCTGTCGGTTGTCTCCCAGTAGACGTGACATCATGTCCCATCAACCAACGTGACAAATCCGGGTGTTCCTCAATCGTAAACGGAGCCATAATGATCCACAATGGAATCCTACAAACCAAATTGGAAATCTTAAGGAAACTATTCCCAGATGTCACAATCATATACGCCGATTCATGGAAAGCATACTTCACAATCGTATCCAACCCAACAAAATACCAATTTCAAGAAACCCATAAAACTTGCTGCGGATTCAGTGGCCAAAAGTCCGACCTCAACTTCAATATTCAATCAATATGCGGATCTTCGGGTACTTCAGTGTGTAAAGATCCAAGCAAATACATCAATTGGGATGGAATTCATCCCACCGAAGCTATGAATTACCAAATGACTGATCAATTTTTTAATCAAGGGTGTACAATTCCACCGTTTAAACAGCTCATAACAAAAACCAAAGTCAAAGTCTCTATAAAGACACAAACACCCGAGTAA